Genomic DNA from Chloroflexota bacterium:
CTCAGCCGGATGGGACGCTCGTGACGGCTTACGTGCGGGTGTTGAATCGTGTGCCGCGCTCGCAGGCGCCGACGGGGAAGGGGCAGACCCCTGAGCGGATGGGGGTGGAGCCCATGGCCGTGCAAGCGGCGCTTTGCGGCGGCGCTGGTGGTACCCAGCCCACCGGCGATTGGCCGATGCTTGGGTGGAGCCCCGAGCGCAACTTCTACAGCCCCACCGAGCAGCGGCTGGCGCCCCCGCTCTCGCCGGTATGGCAGCTCTACAATGGGAACTACTGGGTGCTCAATAACCCCGCCATCGTAAACGGCATCGCTTACACGGGCGGGTACGATGCCTTCTACGCGTTGGATCTGGCCTCTCAGACCGTTTTGTGGACGCAGGCTTTGCCGGCCGATAATGAACTCTCCTCGCCTGCCGTGGTCAACGGCGTGGTCTATTTCGGCGTGTGGACCGGCGATGTGTACGCGCTGAACGCCAGCACGGGGGCGATCCTCTGGCAGCACAACGTCGCCCCGTCGGATACCTCTCCGCAGATCTACTCACCGGCCGTAGTGGGCGGCGTGGTCTACGTGACCGTAGAGGCCTATCGGCCGGATCCGAACAACCCCTCCTTCACGCCCCATGTGCTTTCCGTGTACGCCCTGGACGCGGCCTCCGGCGCCGAGCTGTGGCACACGGATGTGGCCTCAGTGGACGGCTGGAGCGCCATCTCCGATCCTGTGGTGGTCAATGGCGTCGTCTATGTGGGCACGCGTGATCAGGGGACGTTCGCCCTGGACGCCAGCGATGGTAGCATCCTCTGGCACGCCCCCCATGTAGCCGGAGCCGTGCGTGCCAACGTCAACTTTGATGGCTATGTGATCGTGCACAACGGGCGGGTGGTGATCCCCTTTACCTTCGGGACCTATCCGAACCAGTGGGATGTGTTCTATGCGTATGATGCGGCCACGGGCCAACAGGTGTGGACGTATCAGCCGACCAACCCCGCCTATCGTTTCAACTCCGCCGCGTTGGCCTACAATGGCGTCATCTACGAATGGCTCATCGCCCCCGGCGATACCACTCAAAAGGACCTGGTGGCCATACGCGCCTCGGATGGGTATCAGCTCTGGCGTCGCCATTACGTGGACAACGGCGACGATGGTGGGTGGTGGTGGCAGTCGGCGGCCAACGGCGTGCTCTATCGCACCTCCGCCGCGCTGCTGTTGAAGGCGTTCGACATGACGGATGGCGCCGAGTTGAGCTCCTTCGACACCGGCACTTCCATCGAGGTCCCTGCCGCCATCGGCGCCGGACGGTTGGTGGTGCCGGATGAGACGGGCACGCTGTGGGTGTTCGGCGGGGAGACGGGGACCCTGGGCATCTGCGGGGCCGTGTTCTCGGACAACAACCTGAACGGCGTGCGGGACACCGGCGAGCCCGGGATTCCCAACGTGACGCTCAACCTCACCGGCACGGACGAGACGGGGAACACGGTCGCCCTGACCGTCACGACTGACAGCCGCGGTGAGTATGGCTTCCTCAACCTGACCCCCGGCACCTACACGGTACAGGAGATCGATCCCCCAGGCTATCGATCGGTCGCGGCCATCCCAGGCTCCACTGGCGGCGTCGCCGTGGATGCCAATACCATCGCCGATATCCCGCTCCCGGCCAATGCCTCCAGCGTGGATAACGACTTCGGCGACATCCAACCGGTCGATATCCTGGGCACCGTCTTTGAGGATCTGAACCTCAACGGCCAGTATGACGCGGGGGAGCCGCCTCTGGTGGGGATCACGGTGACCCTGACCGGTGGCGCCGAGCCGTTGGTGACCGTCACGGACGGCTCGGGCGCCTTCGCCTTCCTGGAGGTCCTCCCGGGCAGCTACGTGCTGCATGAGGAGAACCCGGCCGGATACTTCAGTACCACGACCGACGATCTGCCGGTCACGGCCATCTACCCGGGCCAGGTGTATGAGGGGAACAACTTCGGCGATGCGCGCTATGTCCAGGTCGGCGGCGTCGTCTTTGAGGACATGAGCCTGGATGGCGTGCGCGATGCGGGCGAGGTCGGCCTGGTGGGCGTGTCGGTGGTTCTCACGGGGACGGACTATGCCGGGCAGCCCGTGAACCTGCAGGCGGCCACGGGGAACGACGGGAGTTACCTGTTCGATCAGGTGCTGCCGGGCACCTATCAGGCGTTGGAGACCGACCCGGCCGACTACTTCAGCACTACGGAGAATAGCGTAGCGATCTCGGCCACCGTGCCCGGCGAGCTATATACGGCGGACTTCGGCGACGCGCCCTACGTCCACGTCTCGGGCACCGTGTTCGATGATCCCGATCTGGATGGCGTGCAGGGCTCCGGAGCCGGCCTGGCCGGCGTGCAGGTCGATCTGCGCGGCGCGGCGTATGATGGGCAGCTGGTCGGCTACACGGTGACCACCGGGCCCGATGGGACGTACGCGTTCCCGCCGCTGCTGCCGGGCGACTACAACGTGTTCGAGACGAACCCGGATGGGTACTTCAGCACGACGCCGGACACCGTGCCCGCGCCTGCGAGCGTGCCGGGCACCGCGCTGACCGTGGACTTCGGCGACGCCCGCTATGCGACGCTGAGCGGCGCCGTCTACTTCGATCGCGATCAGAATGGCGTGTGGGACGCGGGCGAGCCGCCTTTGCCCGGGCCGACGGTGACGCTTTCGGGCACGGACTACACCGGACAGCTCGTCTCCCAGTCGGCTGTGGCCCAGGCGAACGGCGACTTCTCCTTCGTCCAGCTCAAGCCGGGGACCTACACGCTGATCGAGACGGATCTGCCCGACTTCCTCAGCACGGCGGCCAACGTGGGGAGCGCGGGCGGGACGGCCGCGGACGCCAACACCATCGCGAACATCTCCCTGGCTGCCGGCGTGGACGCGATCGACTACCGATTCGGGGATGTGACGCCGCCGCCGGAGGTGACGGTCCAGAAGGACCTGGTGACGCCGGCGGATGGCGAGGCACGGCCCGGCGATGAGATCGTATTCCGGGTGGTCGTGACGAACACCGGCCCGACCACCCTGACTCAGATCCCCTTGCGGGACGAGTTCGGGGCTGGGCTGAGCTATCTCAGCGCGACGGTATCCCCCGATGTGGTCGGCGATGGTGTGCTGACCTGGGACGATCTCACGGCCGCGCTGGGGCGTGATCTGGCGCCCGGGGAGGGGGCCGTGGTTGAGATTCGCTTCCAGGCCCTCAATAGCGGCGCGGGCACGACGAGTTCCGATCCCTCCTGGCTGACCCCTGCCGCGGAGGCGTCCGAGAGCATCGACCCGGAGTGTGTGCTGAGCATCTACCTGAATCCCACGTGCGATGGGTGGTCGGTGGAGTTTGAGCGGACGGTGAGTGAGCCGATTCCGTGGCGGGTGAAGGTGGACGGCAGGGTGATCGCGGAGGGGACCACGCGTGGGGATGAGACGGTGAGCGGCACCTGGCCTGCGTGGGTGGACCTGTCGCAGCCGCATACCTTCCGAGCGGAGATCAAGGAGGGCTCCCGCTGGTATGGGAAGTCCACGCAGACGCCCATCTGCGAGAAGGAACGTCGGGTTCGCAACGTGGCGATCGTCACCGGCGCGCTGGATGAATGGGGTGTGACGGCACCGGAGGCCATGGATGACGCGTGGGTGAGCATCGAGAGCGAGCCACCGTCACCGCCGGAGGTGGAGGTTGAGAAAGAGCTGGTGACGCCGGCGGATGGCGAGGTGGAGCCCGGCGAAGAGGTCGTGTTCCGGGTGACGGTGAAGAACGAGGGTGAGAGCGCCCTGGTGACGATACCGTTGCGGGATGAGTACGAATCAGAGTGGTTGCGCTATGTGGATGCCTCGCCGGCGCCGGACGCCGTCTCCGATGATGGCGTGCTGACCTGGGCTGATCTCACGGCCGCGCTGGGGCGCGACCTGGCGCCCGGGGAGCAGGTGAGCATCGACGTTCGGTTCCAGGCGTTGGCCGGGGAGGATCCGTCGGGGATGTCGCCGGATCGCTCGGCCTTCGAGGCGGATGCGTCGGGGCAGACCGATCCAGAGTGCGTGTTCAAGATCTACCTGTACCCGCGATGCGATGGGTGGTCGGTGGAGTTTGAGCGGACGGTGAGTGAGCCGATTCCGTGGCGGGTGAAGGTGGACGGCACGGTGATTGCGGAGGGGACCACGCGTGGGGATGAGACGGTGAGCGGCACCTGGCCTGCGTGGGTGGACCTGTCGCAGCCGCACACCTTCCGGGCGGAGATCAAGGAGGGCTCCCGCTGGTATGGGGAGTCCGGCAAGACCCCCATCTGCAAGTTGCGCCATCGCACGCGCAACGCGGCGACCGTCGACGGCGCGGTGGACGAGTGGGCGCAGGTCGCCCCGAGCGCATCTGATGAGGCCTGGGTGACCATCCGCCTGGCGACGCCCTCTCCGCCCTCGTGCGAGGATCTCTCCCTCCACAGCCTGCGCTTTAAGGAGAGGGACCCGAGCCAGATCCTCGCCACCATTCGCAACGCCAGTTCCGTGCCGGCCCGGTTGGACCGGGTGACGTTCTACTGGCCCAGCCATCCCGTCTATCCTCGTATGCGGGTGGACTGGCTCAAGCTGAACAACAAGATCATCTGGGATGGGAGCAGCCGGAAGCATCCGCTCGAGGTGGAGCTGCATAGCTCGGCGCGGAAGCGCACTGTGGCGCCCGGCAAGGAGGCGAAATGGGTCGCGGATATCGACTACGGCCCCAAGCGGATGGACCAGGCCTTCCGCATCGAGCAGTTCGGCCTGGAGATCGCGGTGAACCTGAGTGGCATCCAGTGTAAGCTGGAGCTCCCGCCGGAGCCGCAACCTCCGGTCTCCTGCGAGGACTTCACCGTGACCGACCTGCGCTTCGATCCGGATCACGGAGATACCTTGCTGGCCACCGTGCGCAATGAGACCGGGGTGCCGATCCTGCTCAATCGCATCGTCTTCGACTGGCCAAAGCTCGAGGACTATCCCAAGATGCAGCTTGACTGGTTCAAGCTGCGGGGGAAGAAGATCTGGAACGGCAACAGCAAGAAGCATCCGACGGAT
This window encodes:
- a CDS encoding PQQ-binding-like beta-propeller repeat protein — translated: MRGMGSRRCLVWLLLVGMLMAVGAITVTAASPPSVDRPTSLMGQVIGLTDSYMIVRTPDGISQEVRFSPRWRVLTSRGWGTGDLAVGQWVRARVRPQPDGTLVTAYVRVLNRVPRSQAPTGKGQTPERMGVEPMAVQAALCGGAGGTQPTGDWPMLGWSPERNFYSPTEQRLAPPLSPVWQLYNGNYWVLNNPAIVNGIAYTGGYDAFYALDLASQTVLWTQALPADNELSSPAVVNGVVYFGVWTGDVYALNASTGAILWQHNVAPSDTSPQIYSPAVVGGVVYVTVEAYRPDPNNPSFTPHVLSVYALDAASGAELWHTDVASVDGWSAISDPVVVNGVVYVGTRDQGTFALDASDGSILWHAPHVAGAVRANVNFDGYVIVHNGRVVIPFTFGTYPNQWDVFYAYDAATGQQVWTYQPTNPAYRFNSAALAYNGVIYEWLIAPGDTTQKDLVAIRASDGYQLWRRHYVDNGDDGGWWWQSAANGVLYRTSAALLLKAFDMTDGAELSSFDTGTSIEVPAAIGAGRLVVPDETGTLWVFGGETGTLGICGAVFSDNNLNGVRDTGEPGIPNVTLNLTGTDETGNTVALTVTTDSRGEYGFLNLTPGTYTVQEIDPPGYRSVAAIPGSTGGVAVDANTIADIPLPANASSVDNDFGDIQPVDILGTVFEDLNLNGQYDAGEPPLVGITVTLTGGAEPLVTVTDGSGAFAFLEVLPGSYVLHEENPAGYFSTTTDDLPVTAIYPGQVYEGNNFGDARYVQVGGVVFEDMSLDGVRDAGEVGLVGVSVVLTGTDYAGQPVNLQAATGNDGSYLFDQVLPGTYQALETDPADYFSTTENSVAISATVPGELYTADFGDAPYVHVSGTVFDDPDLDGVQGSGAGLAGVQVDLRGAAYDGQLVGYTVTTGPDGTYAFPPLLPGDYNVFETNPDGYFSTTPDTVPAPASVPGTALTVDFGDARYATLSGAVYFDRDQNGVWDAGEPPLPGPTVTLSGTDYTGQLVSQSAVAQANGDFSFVQLKPGTYTLIETDLPDFLSTAANVGSAGGTAADANTIANISLAAGVDAIDYRFGDVTPPPEVTVQKDLVTPADGEARPGDEIVFRVVVTNTGPTTLTQIPLRDEFGAGLSYLSATVSPDVVGDGVLTWDDLTAALGRDLAPGEGAVVEIRFQALNSGAGTTSSDPSWLTPAAEASESIDPECVLSIYLNPTCDGWSVEFERTVSEPIPWRVKVDGRVIAEGTTRGDETVSGTWPAWVDLSQPHTFRAEIKEGSRWYGKSTQTPICEKERRVRNVAIVTGALDEWGVTAPEAMDDAWVSIESEPPSPPEVEVEKELVTPADGEVEPGEEVVFRVTVKNEGESALVTIPLRDEYESEWLRYVDASPAPDAVSDDGVLTWADLTAALGRDLAPGEQVSIDVRFQALAGEDPSGMSPDRSAFEADASGQTDPECVFKIYLYPRCDGWSVEFERTVSEPIPWRVKVDGTVIAEGTTRGDETVSGTWPAWVDLSQPHTFRAEIKEGSRWYGESGKTPICKLRHRTRNAATVDGAVDEWAQVAPSASDEAWVTIRLATPSPPSCEDLSLHSLRFKERDPSQILATIRNASSVPARLDRVTFYWPSHPVYPRMRVDWLKLNNKIIWDGSSRKHPLEVELHSSARKRTVAPGKEAKWVADIDYGPKRMDQAFRIEQFGLEIAVNLSGIQCKLELPPEPQPPVSCEDFTVTDLRFDPDHGDTLLATVRNETGVPILLNRIVFDWPKLEDYPKMQLDWFKLRGKKIWNGNSKKHPTDVKLVGSRAKRALEPGEEATWAVNIDHGPRPLASSLRIEQFGVTMYAQVGDSQCVASVEPTASPTPEPTSTPEPTDTPEPTDTPEPTDTPEPTSTPELTPTPTSMPSIGGPPVDGNPGDVAGGDQICLYQADDPTHQLARIQYMQVVASDGTPQLHVALILDKSFVDNTYGANSLGYYDKRGRPKQHKFRHLVGSDHAQLYFEDANGRRVLEIKVDYISRSDAFPSGYGSLGVLGGDGGVILGDPAWVLATGTSLSYNFNELGYVLTQDSPATDANYTPNPAYPDWIYDVVYEMRIDMAAFGPAGLGNIGIDHVHASPSKAGVNSLPVVSGPCVP